A genome region from Arachidicoccus soli includes the following:
- a CDS encoding class I SAM-dependent methyltransferase, with the protein MKKKYTNNYDKIAPVYDFLSRMVYLNAQRKAQIHQLNYLPPGSRLLIIGGGSGWILEAIAHKYKEGLEIVYVEISGKMMQLARARTYGNNKVQFIEQDLADYHSDLKFDVVLTAFLFDNFTREQTEKAFPQIHSYLKENGLWCYCDFCITQEKGKWWKSGMLKMMYLFFRSLGMVETDHLIDMRPYFAAHNYSIQEAAFYYQGFIQSIIYSRE; encoded by the coding sequence ATGAAAAAAAAATACACCAATAATTACGATAAGATTGCACCTGTTTACGACTTTTTAAGCAGGATGGTTTATTTGAATGCGCAAAGAAAAGCGCAGATACATCAGTTAAACTACCTACCACCCGGCAGCAGGCTTCTTATTATCGGTGGGGGTAGCGGCTGGATCTTAGAAGCCATTGCCCATAAGTATAAGGAAGGTTTGGAAATTGTTTACGTAGAGATCTCCGGGAAGATGATGCAGCTTGCCAGGGCAAGAACTTACGGCAACAATAAAGTCCAGTTTATAGAGCAGGATCTGGCAGATTATCATTCCGATTTAAAATTTGATGTCGTACTGACCGCCTTTTTATTTGATAATTTCACCAGAGAACAGACGGAGAAAGCCTTTCCTCAAATACATTCCTATTTAAAAGAAAATGGTTTATGGTGCTATTGCGATTTTTGCATAACCCAAGAAAAAGGAAAATGGTGGAAATCAGGAATGCTAAAAATGATGTACTTATTTTTTAGATCCTTAGGGATGGTAGAAACAGATCATCTGATAGACATGCGTCCTTATTTTGCAGCTCATAATTATTCTATCCAAGAAGCGGCATTTTATTATCAGGGTTTTATTCAATCCATCATATACAGCAGGGAGTAA
- a CDS encoding M42 family metallopeptidase, with protein sequence MAKTKKTKETKPSILNDASLSFLKDYINNASPVGFESSGQKLWLDYLKPYIDEYFTDAYGTAVGVINPEHPYKVVIEAHADEISWFVNYITEQGFIYLKRNGGVDHQIAPAKRVWIHGKKGPVKAVFGWPAIHTRHNPDTKEPQPKPDNLFLDCGAKSKKEVEALGIHVGAVITYEDGFDELANGHFIGRAFDNRIGGFMIAQVARLLKEHKQTLPFGLYIVNAVQEEIGLRGAEMIARRIKPDVAIITDVTHDTQTPFINKNIEGDTSCGKGPALTYGPAVQNKLLQFIQDVAKKNKIDVQLRATSRSTGTDTDSFAYANDGCPSALISIPLRYMHTTVEMLHKDDITQTVQLMYDTLKALKPETSFSYFD encoded by the coding sequence ATGGCAAAGACTAAGAAAACAAAAGAGACAAAACCCTCCATCCTCAATGATGCGTCTTTATCTTTTTTAAAAGATTATATCAACAATGCATCCCCTGTCGGCTTTGAAAGCAGCGGTCAAAAATTATGGCTCGATTACCTGAAACCTTATATTGACGAGTATTTCACCGATGCTTACGGCACAGCCGTTGGCGTTATCAATCCAGAACATCCTTATAAAGTCGTGATAGAGGCCCACGCTGACGAGATCAGCTGGTTTGTCAACTATATTACGGAGCAAGGGTTTATCTATTTAAAAAGAAATGGTGGTGTCGATCATCAAATAGCACCCGCCAAACGCGTCTGGATCCATGGCAAAAAAGGTCCGGTAAAAGCTGTTTTCGGCTGGCCCGCCATTCACACCAGACACAACCCGGACACGAAAGAGCCGCAACCAAAACCAGATAATTTGTTTTTAGACTGTGGCGCTAAAAGCAAAAAAGAAGTAGAAGCCTTAGGCATCCATGTAGGCGCAGTCATAACCTATGAGGATGGATTTGACGAATTAGCCAATGGACATTTTATCGGACGCGCTTTTGACAACCGCATCGGCGGTTTTATGATTGCCCAGGTTGCCCGATTATTAAAAGAGCATAAACAAACCTTACCCTTTGGTCTTTATATCGTGAACGCCGTGCAAGAAGAAATCGGCCTGCGAGGCGCAGAGATGATAGCCCGACGTATCAAGCCAGATGTAGCCATCATTACCGATGTCACCCACGATACACAAACGCCTTTTATCAATAAAAATATTGAAGGAGACACCAGCTGTGGCAAAGGTCCGGCGCTGACATACGGTCCGGCAGTGCAAAATAAATTATTACAATTCATCCAAGACGTAGCCAAGAAAAATAAAATAGACGTACAGTTACGTGCCACCAGCCGCAGCACGGGAACAGACACAGACAGTTTTGCTTACGCCAATGATGGTTGCCCTTCAGCTTTAATTTCTATTCCATTGCGTTATATGCATACTACAGTAGAAATGTTACATAAAGATGATATCACACAGACTGTTCAACTGATGTACGATACGCTGAAAGCACTTAAGCCAGAAACCAGTTTTAGTTATTTTGATTAA
- a CDS encoding tetratricopeptide repeat protein has protein sequence MIYIDAAFIYLKIKKTLRHSAVLAVLFFLSITAAYCHETASYHYDFNQRCDEAYESIMSMKMEEGRRQLQLELQQNPTNLIPVFLANYADFLTLIFNGSPEDYARMKPLMEDRLNKLDMGDKSSPWYNYCKAELNFQGAFIHLRFNEFVSGGFQFRKSFLQLKTNHNKFPQFKYNNILLGLEEAIVGSAPDNYKWITNLLGMRGSIRGGVAKIVSYLNHSQDNDTHLKTEAILYYCYLKFYLLEDRKETWNYINDSHLDTKNNLLFAYMKSNLALDDNKASLAEQVIEARNQSSAYLNVPLFNSQLGIALLDKMDDNAVVYLKRFIKEYKGSIYLKNIYQKLSYYYLAKGDINNARLYKQQILQAGSQEVDADKYAQRYAKSPGLPNVFILRAKLYCDGGYYTRALDELGKQKPEELKSLAEKLEYYYRYGHICNLIGKKDAAISCYKETIQLGKESQEQFAARAALELGQLYEDSGQKASAIENYQLCLSFKNHDFQSSIDQKAKSGINRLGR, from the coding sequence ATGATATACATAGATGCTGCCTTTATTTATCTTAAAATAAAAAAGACCCTGCGACACTCCGCAGTCTTAGCTGTATTATTTTTTCTATCCATAACTGCAGCCTATTGTCATGAAACAGCCTCCTATCATTATGATTTTAATCAGCGTTGTGATGAAGCCTATGAGTCTATAATGTCCATGAAGATGGAAGAAGGCCGTCGACAATTACAGTTGGAATTACAACAAAACCCGACCAACCTAATCCCTGTCTTTCTTGCTAACTATGCCGATTTTCTGACTTTAATTTTTAACGGTTCACCAGAAGATTATGCCAGGATGAAACCATTAATGGAAGATCGGTTAAACAAGTTAGATATGGGCGATAAATCCTCGCCCTGGTATAACTACTGTAAAGCCGAACTTAACTTTCAGGGAGCCTTTATACATCTGCGTTTTAATGAATTTGTATCCGGGGGATTTCAATTTAGAAAATCCTTCTTACAATTAAAAACCAACCATAATAAATTTCCTCAATTTAAATACAACAATATCCTCCTTGGCCTTGAAGAAGCAATCGTGGGGAGTGCTCCGGATAACTATAAATGGATCACTAATTTGTTGGGGATGAGAGGAAGTATTAGAGGAGGTGTAGCCAAGATAGTCAGCTATTTAAATCATAGTCAGGATAACGATACGCATCTTAAAACAGAAGCAATACTTTATTATTGTTATTTAAAATTCTATTTATTAGAAGATAGGAAAGAGACCTGGAACTACATCAATGATAGTCATTTAGACACCAAAAACAACCTGCTGTTTGCCTATATGAAGTCAAACCTGGCCTTAGATGACAATAAGGCGAGTTTAGCAGAGCAGGTTATAGAAGCAAGAAACCAAAGCAGTGCCTATTTAAATGTACCCTTGTTTAATAGTCAATTAGGGATAGCCCTGTTGGACAAAATGGATGATAATGCAGTGGTTTATTTAAAAAGGTTTATCAAAGAATACAAGGGCAGTATCTACTTAAAAAATATTTATCAAAAGCTGAGTTACTATTATTTGGCAAAAGGAGATATCAATAATGCCCGGTTGTATAAACAGCAGATTCTACAAGCAGGCAGTCAAGAGGTAGATGCAGACAAATATGCGCAACGTTATGCCAAGTCCCCTGGGCTTCCCAATGTGTTTATACTGAGAGCTAAGTTATATTGTGATGGCGGGTATTATACCAGGGCCTTAGACGAATTAGGCAAACAAAAACCAGAGGAGCTTAAGAGTCTTGCAGAAAAATTAGAATATTATTACCGTTATGGTCATATATGTAATTTAATCGGGAAGAAGGATGCAGCCATATCCTGCTATAAGGAAACGATACAATTGGGTAAAGAAAGTCAAGAACAATTTGCGGCGCGAGCAGCTTTAGAATTAGGGCAGCTCTATGAGGATTCCGGTCAAAAAGCCAGCGCCATAGAAAATTATCAATTATGTCTATCCTTTAAAAACCATGACTTTCAGTCCTCCATAGACCAGAAGGCTAAATCGGGAATCAATCGTTTAGGCAGATAA
- a CDS encoding nucleotidyl transferase AbiEii/AbiGii toxin family protein has product MNQLHTNTVSPEILSLLNELMKDNEMHNFRLVGETALSLLIGHRKSIDIDLFTDKDFNVLRVFEKLHDKYAYIQNSFSDTGTRGYIGTIKCDFFNHNHLWLDNPVVIDNIRMASVKEIAAMKIYAIIESNGKRLKDFVDIAFISEFLSLQQILSSFQEKYKGFTDTLALKAMFHFGNIDFTKPIELISNEFNWTGFEKRFELMLDNPNSVLPKLESKTIAYKQKRGRKL; this is encoded by the coding sequence ATGAATCAACTTCATACAAATACAGTTTCACCCGAAATACTTTCTTTGCTTAATGAGTTAATGAAAGATAATGAAATGCATAATTTTCGACTTGTCGGAGAGACGGCATTATCTTTACTAATTGGCCACAGAAAAAGCATTGATATTGACCTTTTCACCGATAAAGATTTTAATGTTCTTCGGGTATTTGAAAAATTACATGACAAATATGCTTACATCCAAAACAGTTTTTCAGATACCGGTACGAGAGGTTATATCGGTACAATCAAATGCGATTTCTTTAACCATAATCACCTTTGGTTAGACAATCCGGTAGTCATAGACAATATTCGCATGGCATCGGTAAAAGAAATCGCCGCAATGAAAATTTACGCCATTATTGAAAGCAATGGAAAACGATTAAAAGATTTTGTTGACATTGCTTTTATATCTGAGTTCCTTTCTTTACAACAGATATTGTCTTCTTTCCAAGAGAAGTATAAGGGATTTACCGATACGCTCGCACTCAAAGCCATGTTTCATTTTGGAAATATAGATTTTACAAAGCCCATAGAACTAATCAGCAATGAATTTAATTGGACTGGTTTTGAAAAAAGATTCGAGCTTATGTTAGATAATCCTAATAGTGTTTTACCCAAATTAGAATCGAAAACTATTGCGTACAAACAAAAAAGAGGAAGAAAATTATAA
- a CDS encoding DUF6922 domain-containing protein: MILTDYKKYKEAKLFTGLLWDVDLKSFDYFKAKHIVVERVVELGTLNDWYAILNMYGEKTVINEIKNIETLPSKDINFVHKFLKVPLEELLSYQNSLSGKKHWRE, translated from the coding sequence ATGATTCTTACAGATTACAAAAAATATAAAGAAGCAAAATTATTTACGGGACTGTTGTGGGACGTGGATTTGAAAAGTTTTGACTATTTCAAAGCAAAGCATATTGTCGTTGAGCGAGTAGTAGAATTAGGGACGCTCAATGATTGGTACGCTATCCTAAATATGTATGGAGAAAAGACGGTCATTAATGAAATTAAAAACATTGAAACTTTACCAAGCAAGGATATAAATTTTGTGCATAAATTCTTAAAAGTGCCTTTGGAGGAATTATTGAGTTACCAAAATAGCCTATCCGGAAAAAAACACTGGAGAGAATGA
- a CDS encoding RloB domain-containing protein, which translates to MRQYRQLKNIQQPERILVLCEGESEIIYLNGYKSEDTNRRRLSRLEIEIYQLTNYSPLGLVSEAKKKIKEAKKDKMPYKSVWVVFDKDAQMNIPQAIQEAQTYSPSIEVAF; encoded by the coding sequence ATGAGACAATACAGACAACTTAAAAATATACAGCAACCTGAAAGGATACTCGTTCTCTGTGAAGGAGAATCGGAGATCATATACCTGAATGGTTATAAAAGTGAAGATACTAATAGAAGACGATTGTCTCGCTTAGAGATTGAAATATACCAACTTACCAATTATTCACCTTTAGGACTTGTAAGTGAAGCTAAGAAAAAAATTAAAGAGGCAAAAAAGGATAAGATGCCTTATAAAAGTGTTTGGGTAGTTTTCGATAAGGATGCGCAAATGAATATACCCCAAGCGATTCAAGAAGCGCAAACATATAGCCCCTCCATAGAAGTGGCATTTTAA
- a CDS encoding AAA family ATPase gives MLIDFSITNFRSIKGKQVFSMMPVAKVKELPVNICTGEDFKLLKSMVIYGRNGSGKSNLLRAFKAVQNLVASSAEFKVKDDIDSYEPFRLDKATRKEPTQFEINFYAKDDFKYTYNVAFDQKNIVYESLYYYPGRKKAKLFVREYNKRMEVSETMSSVYKKIEDSLYPNQLFLSKVGSEKIDALIAPYSFLSTHLSAHIVHDTDYDNMLIQVITNLMTESEHAHIKNGIDKLLHVADIGIKGLSLKENKEEDFKFPESIDADTKKKILNELKYQIRTRHNLYENGKVVDEVEFKMEQESTGTKKLMALGGMIIEALSDGDVLIIDELDKSLHPLLTKALIKLFNNPKTNPKNAQLIFASHDVSLLTNEIFRRDQITFCEKNEEEASNYYSLADIKGVRKEVSYEKYYLKGVFGGTPVINEYELDFNISADETIQTT, from the coding sequence ATGTTAATAGATTTTTCCATCACCAACTTTCGTTCCATTAAGGGAAAGCAAGTTTTCTCTATGATGCCGGTGGCTAAGGTAAAAGAGCTTCCAGTAAATATTTGCACAGGAGAGGACTTTAAATTGCTGAAGTCCATGGTCATTTATGGTCGTAATGGCTCAGGTAAGAGTAATTTGCTACGAGCCTTTAAAGCTGTTCAAAATCTTGTAGCGAGTTCTGCTGAGTTTAAAGTCAAAGACGATATTGACTCTTATGAACCGTTTAGACTCGACAAAGCAACTCGAAAAGAGCCGACGCAATTCGAAATTAATTTTTACGCAAAAGACGATTTTAAATATACTTATAATGTAGCCTTTGATCAGAAGAATATTGTGTATGAAAGTCTGTATTATTATCCTGGAAGAAAAAAGGCTAAACTGTTTGTAAGAGAGTATAATAAAAGAATGGAAGTATCGGAAACAATGTCTTCTGTTTATAAAAAAATAGAAGATAGTCTCTATCCCAATCAATTATTCCTTTCTAAAGTTGGAAGTGAAAAAATTGATGCTCTAATAGCTCCTTATTCGTTTTTATCCACCCATCTAAGTGCACATATTGTGCACGATACAGACTATGATAACATGTTAATTCAAGTTATCACAAATCTGATGACAGAATCGGAACATGCTCATATAAAGAATGGCATTGATAAATTGTTGCATGTTGCTGATATTGGTATTAAAGGCTTATCGCTGAAAGAAAATAAAGAAGAAGACTTTAAATTTCCAGAAAGCATTGACGCGGATACTAAAAAGAAAATTTTAAATGAATTAAAATACCAAATAAGAACTAGGCACAACTTATATGAAAATGGGAAGGTTGTAGATGAGGTTGAGTTTAAAATGGAGCAAGAATCAACTGGCACAAAAAAATTGATGGCTCTTGGAGGAATGATTATTGAAGCACTTAGTGATGGGGATGTATTGATTATTGATGAACTGGATAAGAGCCTTCATCCATTGCTTACAAAGGCTTTGATTAAATTGTTTAATAACCCAAAAACAAATCCGAAGAATGCACAACTGATATTTGCTTCGCATGATGTGTCTTTGCTGACAAATGAGATATTCAGGAGAGATCAAATAACATTTTGCGAAAAGAATGAAGAAGAGGCTTCTAATTATTATTCCTTGGCTGACATAAAAGGTGTGCGAAAAGAAGTATCCTATGAAAAGTATTATCTTAAAGGTGTCTTTGGTGGTACACCTGTCATTAACGAATACGAACTAGATTTTAATATCTCTGCTGATGAGACAATACAGACAACTTAA
- a CDS encoding ArsR/SmtB family transcription factor: MGATKTEHFTDKQNAIATMAKALGHPARIAIIEHLIKVNSCICGELVNKLPLAQPTISQHLKELKTAGIIKGSIEGNTICYCIDEKAIEKLQEYFAHISLKLETKKNCC; encoded by the coding sequence ATGGGCGCAACAAAAACAGAACATTTTACAGATAAACAAAATGCCATTGCAACAATGGCAAAGGCACTTGGTCATCCGGCAAGGATTGCTATTATAGAACATCTCATCAAAGTAAATAGTTGCATTTGCGGAGAGCTAGTCAACAAACTACCACTGGCACAACCCACCATTTCTCAACATCTAAAAGAACTTAAAACTGCCGGAATTATTAAAGGCAGCATTGAAGGAAATACGATCTGTTATTGCATCGATGAAAAAGCCATAGAAAAATTACAAGAGTATTTTGCTCATATCTCCCTCAAACTAGAAACAAAAAAGAATTGTTGTTAA
- a CDS encoding arsenite methyltransferase, translating into MENAELIKALVQQKYTEIALQDKEVNQASCCGSGCCSTEVYNIMSEDYRDLEGYNADADLGLGCGLPTQFADIKKGDTVIDLGSGAGNDCFIARKETGEDGLIIGIDFTPAMVEKAKANVQKLGFANVEFRQGDIENIPVSANVADVVVSNCVLNLVPDKGRVFREIARVLKPGGHFSISDIVLVGNLPEALQKDAEMYAGCVAGAIQKDAYLQHIMENGFSRITIQKEKAIHIPDDILKHYLNQAEINNFKN; encoded by the coding sequence ATGGAAAACGCAGAATTAATAAAGGCCCTGGTACAACAGAAATACACGGAGATAGCTCTCCAGGATAAAGAAGTAAACCAAGCATCCTGCTGTGGTTCCGGCTGTTGCTCGACCGAAGTCTATAATATTATGAGCGAAGATTACAGAGACTTGGAGGGCTATAATGCCGATGCAGACTTAGGACTAGGATGCGGTTTGCCCACACAATTTGCCGATATCAAAAAAGGAGATACCGTTATTGATTTAGGGAGCGGTGCAGGCAATGATTGCTTTATCGCCAGAAAGGAGACCGGTGAAGATGGTCTTATAATCGGTATCGATTTTACACCGGCCATGGTTGAAAAAGCAAAAGCCAATGTGCAGAAGCTAGGCTTTGCCAACGTAGAATTTCGGCAAGGAGATATTGAAAACATACCCGTCTCTGCAAATGTTGCTGACGTGGTAGTAAGTAACTGTGTTTTAAACCTGGTGCCTGACAAAGGCCGTGTTTTCCGTGAAATAGCACGCGTGTTAAAACCCGGAGGTCATTTCAGTATTTCAGATATCGTATTAGTAGGAAATTTACCGGAGGCCTTGCAAAAAGATGCAGAAATGTATGCAGGCTGTGTAGCAGGCGCCATTCAGAAAGACGCGTATCTTCAGCACATAATGGAAAACGGTTTTAGCCGTATAACGATTCAGAAAGAAAAAGCCATTCATATTCCGGATGATATTTTAAAGCATTACTTAAACCAAGCCGAAATTAATAATTTTAAGAATTGA
- a CDS encoding class I SAM-dependent methyltransferase: protein MHLDQQQHWENIYQTKDSKEVSWFQSKPETSLSCIQENNLPKTAKIIDVGGGDSYLVDNLLDLGYQDITVLDISKTAIEQAKKRLGERAARVNWIVADILSFQPQEQYDLWHDRAAFHFLTEEKAIHEYVALAGQSIAQDGLLVIGTFSEQGPKKCSGIEIRQYSEKSLSERFDIYFKKKNCITVDHQTPFHTIQNFTFCSFKKR, encoded by the coding sequence ATGCATCTGGATCAGCAACAACACTGGGAAAATATTTATCAAACCAAAGACTCAAAGGAAGTAAGCTGGTTTCAATCCAAGCCGGAAACTTCTTTGAGTTGTATTCAAGAAAACAATCTGCCTAAGACCGCCAAAATCATAGATGTCGGCGGCGGAGATAGTTATCTGGTGGATAATTTACTGGACCTAGGCTACCAAGATATTACCGTCTTAGATATCTCAAAAACTGCTATTGAACAAGCAAAAAAGCGCCTGGGAGAAAGAGCAGCAAGGGTCAACTGGATAGTCGCAGATATTCTTTCCTTTCAGCCCCAAGAACAATATGATCTTTGGCATGACAGAGCGGCTTTTCACTTTCTGACAGAGGAAAAAGCCATTCATGAATATGTCGCACTGGCCGGTCAAAGCATTGCTCAAGATGGTCTGCTAGTAATCGGAACATTTTCAGAACAAGGTCCTAAAAAATGCAGTGGTATAGAGATCAGGCAATATTCAGAAAAGAGTTTAAGTGAAAGGTTTGACATTTATTTTAAAAAGAAGAATTGTATAACTGTAGATCATCAAACACCCTTCCATACCATTCAAAATTTCACTTTTTGCAGTTTCAAGAAGAGGTGA
- a CDS encoding DUF6922 domain-containing protein, translated as MIEGIDWDKQKNSVVKRVFERAIFTEKKEFANFYWHVAIKKIRTAEKINNSGSPKLEYSNRFTGIHLFLKLQKVKF; from the coding sequence ATGATAGAAGGTATTGATTGGGACAAACAGAAGAACTCTGTTGTCAAAAGGGTATTTGAGCGAGCCATTTTTACAGAAAAGAAAGAGTTTGCTAATTTCTACTGGCATGTGGCTATAAAAAAAATACGCACCGCCGAAAAAATAAATAATTCCGGAAGCCCTAAATTGGAATATAGTAACAGGTTTACTGGAATTCACCTCTTCTTGAAACTGCAAAAAGTGAAATTTTGA
- a CDS encoding PIN domain-containing protein: MARKYLMDTNAVIDYLGNKLPSNAAAMLDEEELGISVNTRMELLAWRNATAQQISILKEFIDSTIIHNLEESVILGGIELRKNIVSNFLTPSLLQQRWFTI, translated from the coding sequence ATGGCCAGAAAGTATTTAATGGACACTAACGCAGTCATTGATTACCTTGGCAACAAACTTCCCTCAAATGCAGCAGCTATGCTCGATGAAGAAGAATTGGGTATCTCTGTGAATACAAGAATGGAATTGTTGGCTTGGCGCAATGCCACGGCCCAACAAATTTCAATATTGAAAGAATTTATCGATAGTACAATTATTCATAACCTTGAAGAGTCCGTAATATTGGGAGGTATTGAGTTGAGAAAGAATATCGTATCAAACTTCCTGACGCCATCATTGCTGCAACAGCGTTGGTTTACGATTTAA
- a CDS encoding PIN domain-containing protein: protein MAATALVYDLTLVTRNIDDFKNLEGIDLINPWKL, encoded by the coding sequence ATTGCTGCAACAGCGTTGGTTTACGATTTAACTTTGGTTACACGTAATATTGATGATTTTAAGAATCTTGAAGGCATTGACTTGATAAATCCCTGGAAGTTATAA
- the tilS gene encoding tRNA lysidine(34) synthetase TilS, whose translation MNLIESFQSQLQQAFPYVSKIHTKLLLAVSGGVDSIVLVDLFYKAGFDFMIAHCNFHLRGEESNRDEMFVKTIAELYQKEIFIQHFDTVKIAEVEKTSIEETARNLRYHWFTELLNEERNFPSSLQNKFIVTAHHANDTIETLLMNFFRGTGIGGLHGIPAHNENIIRPLLFAKREAIIAYAKANNLNWVEDSSNQSETYTRNFFRLNFLPNMQEYFPKVEGNLLNNIERFKEVEILYTQAVDLNRKKLLQQKGNEFFMPVLLLQKIPAQQTLLWEILKGFSFSQSQIPEVVKLLSSTSGAYMDAQTHRIFKNRNHLIITPLAERFSQQILINEGDKNVSFEGGSLKFSLMQNDGNIEKTSAIAMLDTKNLEFPLLLRKWKAGDYFYPLGMKKKKKLARFFIDQKLSLSQKEALWLIESNKKIVWVLGLRIDDRFKVLASTQKILKIEFKYR comes from the coding sequence ATGAACTTAATAGAATCTTTTCAAAGTCAATTGCAGCAAGCATTCCCGTATGTTTCGAAAATACATACGAAATTATTATTGGCAGTAAGTGGTGGCGTAGATAGTATTGTATTGGTTGATTTGTTCTACAAGGCTGGTTTTGATTTTATGATCGCACATTGCAATTTTCATCTAAGGGGGGAGGAGAGTAACAGAGATGAAATGTTTGTAAAAACTATTGCTGAGCTCTATCAGAAAGAAATTTTTATTCAGCATTTTGATACGGTGAAAATTGCTGAAGTAGAAAAAACTTCTATTGAAGAAACGGCGCGTAATCTCCGCTATCATTGGTTTACAGAATTATTAAATGAGGAAAGGAATTTTCCTTCTTCCCTGCAAAATAAGTTTATTGTAACGGCTCATCACGCAAATGATACAATTGAGACCCTGTTGATGAATTTCTTCCGGGGTACCGGTATCGGCGGTTTACATGGTATCCCTGCGCATAATGAAAACATTATTCGTCCTTTGTTGTTTGCTAAGAGAGAAGCTATAATAGCTTACGCTAAAGCTAATAACCTGAATTGGGTGGAAGATAGTTCTAATCAATCAGAGACCTATACAAGGAACTTTTTTAGACTGAATTTCTTACCCAATATGCAAGAATATTTTCCTAAAGTAGAAGGGAATTTATTGAATAATATTGAACGCTTTAAAGAGGTTGAAATCCTTTATACGCAGGCTGTTGATCTAAATAGAAAAAAGCTGCTGCAGCAAAAAGGCAATGAGTTTTTCATGCCTGTTTTATTACTGCAAAAGATACCTGCACAACAAACTTTACTATGGGAGATATTGAAGGGTTTTTCCTTCTCGCAATCGCAAATTCCGGAAGTTGTGAAACTGCTGTCTTCCACCTCAGGTGCGTATATGGATGCGCAAACGCATCGCATCTTTAAAAATAGAAATCATTTAATTATTACGCCTTTGGCGGAAAGGTTCTCGCAACAAATCCTGATAAATGAGGGCGATAAAAATGTTTCTTTCGAAGGGGGTAGCTTGAAATTCTCTCTTATGCAGAATGACGGGAATATTGAAAAGACGAGCGCCATTGCTATGCTGGATACAAAGAATTTAGAATTTCCCTTGCTATTAAGAAAATGGAAGGCCGGCGACTATTTTTATCCGTTGGGAATGAAAAAGAAGAAAAAGTTAGCGCGCTTTTTTATCGATCAAAAACTATCTCTTTCTCAAAAAGAAGCCCTGTGGCTGATAGAATCTAATAAGAAAATTGTTTGGGTTCTGGGGCTTCGTATCGACGATCGTTTTAAAGTTTTAGCTTCTACACAGAAAATTTTAAAAATAGAGTTTAAGTACAGATAG